ATAAAGATTGTCAATGAATCAAGAGAAGCTGAACGAAGTCATCAACGGAGGAAGCATCGACGAAGAAAAGACCGCCCCTTTTACCAGGACTCGTGCTATGCAACATCTTAACCGGAAATTACTGATTGTATTTTAGCAGTGTACACGATGTGGATGAGGTTAGAACATGAAAATCAAGGTAACCAATAAAGAAGAGCTGATTAAACGTATTATAGAACAGCAGGAGCAGTTTGCTTTTTATGGCGTTACAAATATCGGGCTTCTTAGGTCATTTGTACGAGGCGAGCAGACTACATTGAGCGATATCGATATCCTCATAGAATTTGCGCCTGAAAAACATACCTTTGATAATTTTATGGACGTTTCTTTCCTCCTCGAAGATATTTTAGGCCGAAAAATAGATGTCGTTACACCGGAAGGTCTCAGTCCGCACATAGGTCCCCATATTTTAAAGGAGGTAGAGCTTGTCCCTATCGTCGCTTGAGTATATCAGACATATGCTTGACGAAATCGATTACATCATGAGCAGGGTTTCAGATATAAATTACGATAAACAAGCTGCCTGATCTCCGAGTAAAACTTAATAATCTGCTCAATAAAGTCCAATAACCCCTACAACCATCATAGTCCAATACCAGAAAAAGATTGGTTGATGTGTGTGCTGTGCGGCAGAAGGACGCGGAGCGTCAGATAAGATGTTCCCACGGTGACCGTGGAGAACAAGATTTCTTAGGCCGGTATTTATAGTATTACCGTGATCTGTGAAGCTGGGAATTTGTACCAGTTAAAACAAAAATATTTTAATATTTAATTATTTATAATAGTATCATAGATAATGTTGTTCATTTAATTAGGAGAGCAACATGACACAGTTTATTGCTGAATCATCTATTAAAAACGGTCGGATCATATTAAATAAGATCCCATTAAAGGAAAATACAAAGGTTAAAATTGTTTTAATACCAAAGGTCGATTTACCCTCCATGTCTTTTTCAAAGAGCCGTAAATTAACAAAAGGAATTAAAGGCAATCTCTCAGATGATATTATTGCTGAAAGAGAGAGATAATGAA
The sequence above is drawn from the Desulfatiglans sp. genome and encodes:
- a CDS encoding nucleotidyltransferase family protein; the protein is MKIKVTNKEELIKRIIEQQEQFAFYGVTNIGLLRSFVRGEQTTLSDIDILIEFAPEKHTFDNFMDVSFLLEDILGRKIDVVTPEGLSPHIGPHILKEVELVPIVA